In Lolium rigidum isolate FL_2022 chromosome 7, APGP_CSIRO_Lrig_0.1, whole genome shotgun sequence, the DNA window TTTTGCGAATTACAAGTATATTATTACTCTGCGACAAGTAATATGGTTCGGAGAGAATATTATTTATTAGGATAGGATGAGAATTAGTGCAGACGGTACATGTTGAGTGGCTTTTTTTTTGTTCTGTGTACACGGAAGTCTATCAGTCTTCATCATCTGTTGACATGATTTTTGTTAGCTTTTAAGCATCCCGGAAGTATTATACTGTTTCGTGCTCCAAGCTTTTAAACTGAATTGCTGGAAACTTTTAACACACGCATTCTCTAATTCTTAGCACTTCAGCTTTATTCGCTCACTCTTGCTGACCGTTCCGCTTGAATGCAGGCGGCAGGGCGTGCATCTGCCTCCTCTGGTAAAGGGAAAGGCTGCCAGGGCCAAGTCAAGGTTAGCTATGGGTTTAGCCTTACAAGAGGGAAGACGAATCATCCCATGGAGGATTTTCATGTCGCTGAACTCGCGGAAGTGAAAGGGAATGAGCTTGGCCTTTTTGCTATTTATGACGGCCATTTAGGAGATACCGTTCCTGCGTACCTACAGAAAAATTTGTTTCCTAATATTTTGAACGAGGCAAGATTTTCTTACAGCTGTTTCAGGACCAAAATCCCACATTCACTAGCATTTGCGGCCATCTTATATTAACGTGTCatttcaggaagagttttgggcaCATCCGGACAGAGCACTCACAAAGGCTTACGAAAAGACAGACCAGGCTATCCTGTCGCATACTCCAGATTTGGGGCCAGGTGGCTCCACTGCTGTAACTGCCATCCTTATAAACGGCAGGAAGTTGTGGGTAGCTAATGTTGGGGACTCTAGAGCGGTTCTGTTGAAAGGAGGGGAGGCCATACAGATGTCAATTGACCATGACCCGAATGCCGAGCGTGGCGCTATTGAAAACAGGGGAGGTTTTGTTTCAAACATGCCAGGTGGGTCACTAGTTCATCGTTTTTCCAAACATGCTATCTTAATTGACATTGTTGCTACAACCAAGTCGTTCATCTGATATTTAATTCACTCATCATGTTGTGAGGAAAAACCTGAAACATACAATATTAGTAAAAGTATTTATTAGTCAAAAGTCTTTAGTGATGTCAGATGGCAAAGGTATCTGCTATGTAACGTCTATTGGTTAGGTGCCTGATATGCTTAGTTAGATCCTTGTTTGTGTTAAATTATATGAAAATGTTGACACCATCTGGTTAGCTAATTGTAAATTGTCCAAAAATGTTGTAATCCCTCTACTTATTGAATTTATAGACATTCATTGCAAGtggtagagcctcaccgcctgtgaccgagaggtcccaggttcgagtctcggtctcctcacattgcacttcgtgagggtaaggcttgccactaacaccttccccagaccccgcacagtgcgggagctctcaaAACTGGGTACGTCCTTTTTTTTTCATTGCAAGTGGATACTAAACGTCATGGTTAATACCAAAACAGAAAGAGGATATAAAGTTTTAGCATCGTGATCTTAATGCCACCTATATTATGTCATGTATCCACAAATACTATTCAATCACCTTATTGTTTGCAATGAATCTGATAATGTTGTTATAGACTCCTCTATATTAGCTCATCTTAACAAACACGAATTACTAGCCATATGTATATCTATCCTCGTCAATAGTTCATCACTACTAGCCATATGTATTATTTCTCATGCAAGTTTCACCGGAGCCTAACTTAAAAGAGCAGTGAGGTATATGCTCTTCGGTGCATAATAGAGTGGACATTGGTTCACTTCAGTATTGAAGGTATTGAAAGGGGCGGCAGACATATATTGGGAATGAGAGACAAGATGGAGAATGCTTTGCTGCTTGAGTCTTGACTAAGTATGTTCCATCCTTTTGTAAGGATGCAACGGAATCAAACAAGACTCCTAGCTTGACTCAGAATTTCCACCTGCCTGGATTCTAATAAATTTTAAGCCTATACTGTGATTATGTGAACTAGTTCAGTAGTACTGATCTATTTATTGATGCACCAACAAGTTCACCCAGAATTCTGAACTGGTGGAGAAGGACGGACAATATATTTCAACACCCCCTCACGTCAAGGCTAGACAAACCATAGACGTGGGATCGATGAAAGGCCACAACTATTTTATTTAATAGTGCATTGGCCGGTCTTGAACTTGACACCTgttagctctgataccatattgtaTTGATGCACCAACCAGTTCACCCTAAAGTACGAACTGATGGAGAAGGGTGGGCAATATATTTCACCATGATTAATGACCCTAATTAAATTATACTACCTCTGGATGTCTTTAATCCACGCGATCCGTACAGTGTTTCTGAAAGATGCAATCCTAAAACGACACTCACTCGCGTCCATTTAatcggaacggagggagtagttattaaTCCCTTACAAGTATCCTTTCTGTAGTCCTGAACAAAGACGTCGACTAAAATATAATCATTAGCTCCCTTACGGACGGTTGCCTTTCTGGCATGCTGCTGTCTGAGTTGCAGAACAGGGCGCTACCACACAGGCTGCACTTCTGCATGTCTTGGCCATTGTTGCCGTTTGTATTATACTCTGTTGCTGCGTTGTTGCGGCTGGGTGAATCCCCCAAAAATACTTGATGTGAACGACAACCGTTTAGTTATTTAATTGGTAACAttgttttgaacaaatttcacAATATAAGTCAGCAGCTGCTATGtggtgtactaatggcattaacaGCATTGGCGGAGCTATGTAGGGGCCGAACTGGGCCGTGGCCCGCCTAGGATTTTCCCAAAAAGCCTCTATACCTATGTATTGTTGACCCAATTTGGTAGAACTAGTACTGCCAAGCTACCTAGCGACCAAACACCGAGCAGCAGCCTTGAGCGCTATTTTGGCCGACCCAAGCATGCAATGGGCTACTATTTCTCGCTATGTTGATTAGTGAGGATCCCAATAAGAAAATGGTGCACAAGACCCGGTGTGCTGCTTTGGTTGCTTTGTTGACTAACGTTGGTAGAAACTACTCCTAGCTATATTAGTTTATTACTTGTTAGATCATGTATCTTCGCTAGTCTAGCCCCACCACTGATTAACAGGGTATGCTCTTTCACATGTTTATGCTCTACATTTCCGTGGCTACCTTTCACATGATCTCATTTGCAACCTTTCAGCAAGAAACTTTGTATTTATTTCACATTGTCAAATTTTCACTCCTTCAACTTTCGCTTTCTTGCCACTCAGTTATGGCTCTTTTCAGTAGTGTCCAGTCTTCTTGTTTCCCATTGATAAGATGTACTCTCTCTgatcccttttaattgactcTGATTGCGTATAAAGTTGTACTTAATCAGAGACAATTAAAAGGGATTGGAGGGAGTAGCTGTTAACTAGAAAAGCAAGCCTTCTTTTGGAGGAACTCCTTATGTTGCTTGTTTCTACTTTCTACTCTGTAGTTCTTTTATCTTTCATGTAAAACAAATGGAAGGTAGTATTCGATATAGCTTTCCACTAACTATATTTTCAGcttgataagaataataatgaaTTTTCAATTGGAAATTCTTTATGCATTTCTCCCTGGTATGGACACGCACTGACCTACATAAGCAGAACAGTGACACTTGATAGATCACTTAATTTTCAAGCCTATTAACTCTATTAGTTTTATATAATAGCCTGTTTACTCTATGCATTAGTGTGTTTTGTGTAGCTTCCTAGACTTGCATTGTGTTTGTGCCTGAAATGCAATGCTGTAATTTCCAGGGGATGTTCC includes these proteins:
- the LOC124674248 gene encoding probable protein phosphatase 2C 41, giving the protein MAKFCCFGSGAAGRASASSGKGKGCQGQVKVSYGFSLTRGKTNHPMEDFHVAELAEVKGNELGLFAIYDGHLGDTVPAYLQKNLFPNILNEEEFWAHPDRALTKAYEKTDQAILSHTPDLGPGGSTAVTAILINGRKLWVANVGDSRAVLLKGGEAIQMSIDHDPNAERGAIENRGGFVSNMPGDVPRVCGQLAVSRAFGDRNLKSLLKSEPDVTVEDIDHTAELVVLASDGVWKVMNNREAVDLVKRFKDPQTAAKQLIAEAVKRESKDDISCVVVRFKM